In Nissabacter sp. SGAir0207, the genomic stretch CACAACCCACCCCGGCTGCGGAGAACGGCCTGCTTGAGCGCGTGTTTAAGCTGAAGCAGCATGGCACAACGGCGCGTACGGAAGTGATCGCCGGCCTGACCACCTTCTTGACGATGGTGTATATCGTTTTTGTTAACCCACAGATCCTCGGGGTTGCGGGCATGGATGTCCGGGCAGTCTTCGTTACCACCTGCCTGATCGCGGCGTTTGGCACCATCTTTATGGGGCTGCTGGCGAACCTGCCGGTGGCGCTGGCACCCGCCATGGGCCTGAACGCCTTCTTCGCCTTTGTGGTGGTGGGTGCGATGGGCATCTCCTGGCAAGTGGCAATGGGCGCAATCTTCTGGGGCGCGGTCGGCTTCTTCCTGCTGACCCTGTTCCGCATCCGCTACTGGATGATCGCCAATATCCCGGTCAGCCTGCGGGTGGGCATCACCAGCGGCATCGGGCTGTTCATCGGCATGATGGGGCTGAAAAACGCCGGCATCATCGTGGCGAACACTGATACCATCGCCGCCATCGGCGATCTCTCCTCCCACGGCGTGCTGCTGGGCATCCTCGGCTTCTTTATCATCGCCATTCTGGCGTCGCGCAATATCCACGCGGCGGTGCTGATCTCGATTGTTGTGACCACGCTGATTGGCTGGGCGCTGGGCGATGTGCAGTACAATGGCATCTTCGCCCTGCCGCCGAGCATCACCACCGTGGTGGGCCAGGTGGATCTGGCGGGCGCACTGAACGTCGGGCTGGCGGGGGTGATCTTCTCCTTCATGCTGGTGAACCTGTTTGACTCCTCCGGCACCCTGATCGGCGTGACCGACAAGGCTGGCCTGGCTGACGCGCAGGGCAAGTTCCCGCGCATGAAACCGGCGCTGTTCGTTGACAGCATCAGCTCGGTGGCGGGCGCCTTCGTTGGCACCTCCTCCGTGACCGCTTACATCGAGAGCACCTCCGGCGTCTCCGTCGGTGGCCGTACCGGCCTGACGGCGGTGGTGGTCGGCATCCTGTTCCTGCTGGTGATCTTCATCTCCCCGCTGGCAGGCAT encodes the following:
- a CDS encoding NCS2 family permease, with product MSKPQPTPAAENGLLERVFKLKQHGTTARTEVIAGLTTFLTMVYIVFVNPQILGVAGMDVRAVFVTTCLIAAFGTIFMGLLANLPVALAPAMGLNAFFAFVVVGAMGISWQVAMGAIFWGAVGFFLLTLFRIRYWMIANIPVSLRVGITSGIGLFIGMMGLKNAGIIVANTDTIAAIGDLSSHGVLLGILGFFIIAILASRNIHAAVLISIVVTTLIGWALGDVQYNGIFALPPSITTVVGQVDLAGALNVGLAGVIFSFMLVNLFDSSGTLIGVTDKAGLADAQGKFPRMKPALFVDSISSVAGAFVGTSSVTAYIESTSGVSVGGRTGLTAVVVGILFLLVIFISPLAGMVPGYAAAGALIYVGVLMTSSLARVSWNDLTEAVPAFVTAVMMPFSFSITEGIALGFISYCVMKIGTGRLKELNPCVIVVALLFVLKIAFIDH